The following proteins come from a genomic window of Mammaliicoccus sp. Marseille-Q6498:
- the aroC gene encoding chorismate synthase has translation MRYLTSGESHGPQLTVIIEGVPANLKIDVNDINEEMFKRQGGYGRGRRMQIEKDSVEIVSGVRHGYTLGSPITLIVTNDDFKHWRKIMGADPLTEEEQENLKRVITKPRPGHADLVGGMKYNHRDLRNVLERSSARETAARVAVGAVSKILLKALNIDIYSRVIEIGGIKDDFEYTLDEVKSNIDHNDVRCINDDVAQKMRNRIDEAKKDGDSIGGIVEVVVENMPAGIGSYVHYDRKLDGRLAQAVVSINAFKGVSFGEGFKAAEKPGSEIQDEIAYDSEKGYHRLSNHLGGLEGGMSNGMPIVINGVMKPIPTLYKPLNSVDIDSKESFKATIERSDSCAVPAASIVCEHVVAFEIAKAITEEYQSNHIDQLQDALENHRNWNLNF, from the coding sequence ATGCGTTATTTAACATCAGGTGAATCACATGGACCACAATTAACTGTCATTATAGAAGGTGTTCCAGCTAATCTAAAAATTGACGTAAACGATATTAATGAAGAAATGTTTAAACGTCAAGGTGGCTATGGTCGTGGACGTCGTATGCAAATAGAAAAAGACTCTGTAGAAATTGTTTCTGGTGTTAGACATGGTTATACATTAGGTAGCCCTATTACTTTAATCGTAACAAACGATGATTTTAAACATTGGAGAAAAATCATGGGGGCTGATCCTCTTACTGAAGAAGAACAAGAAAATTTGAAAAGGGTCATTACGAAACCAAGACCTGGACATGCTGATTTAGTAGGTGGCATGAAATATAATCATAGAGATTTAAGAAATGTATTAGAACGTTCATCTGCTCGTGAAACAGCTGCAAGAGTTGCGGTAGGTGCGGTTTCTAAAATATTATTAAAAGCTTTAAATATTGATATTTATTCAAGAGTTATTGAAATCGGTGGCATTAAAGACGATTTTGAATACACATTGGATGAAGTAAAATCAAATATTGACCATAATGACGTTCGTTGTATAAATGACGACGTAGCGCAAAAAATGAGAAACCGTATAGACGAAGCTAAAAAAGATGGAGACTCTATCGGAGGTATCGTAGAAGTAGTTGTCGAAAATATGCCAGCTGGTATCGGAAGCTATGTACATTATGATAGAAAACTTGATGGCCGTTTAGCACAAGCCGTTGTAAGTATTAATGCATTTAAAGGTGTTAGTTTCGGCGAAGGGTTTAAAGCAGCAGAAAAACCTGGCAGTGAAATTCAAGATGAAATTGCATACGATAGTGAAAAAGGGTATCACAGATTATCAAATCATTTAGGTGGCCTTGAAGGCGGTATGTCTAATGGTATGCCAATCGTTATAAATGGTGTAATGAAACCTATACCAACTTTATACAAACCTTTAAACTCTGTTGATATAGATTCAAAAGAAAGCTTTAAAGCAACTATTGAAAGATCTGACAGTTGTGCAGTTCCAGCAGCAAGTATTGTTTGTGAACATGTTGTTGCTTTTGAAATAGCAAAAGCTATAACTGAAGAATATCAATCCAACCATATAGACCAATTACAAGATGCTTTAGAAAATCATCGTAATTGGAATTTGAATTTTTAG
- the aroB gene encoding 3-dehydroquinate synthase — protein MYFETTYNEDNYPIILKKNALEELGNYIKKDEQNIVIIDQDVYRLHKDYIRTQLAKFEIKFLTIMSGESCKQISYFESISEKLLSLNITRNSQLIAIGGGATGDFVGFLAATLLRGIDFIQVPTTLLAHDSAIGGKVGINASVGKNLIGSFHRPRAVLYDLKFLETLSETEIRSGYGEIYKHALLNNDSEVEKLMDIYPSIKELSQLNNIETFLKMGIQTKLKIVIEDEFEGSVRKFLNLGHTFGHGLEYLTKIAHGEAVMIGILFQMVINKNITKYDNTLRIFNFINYLKELGYPLNILNTADIELIFDYMKRDKKNIGQTIQMVLQKGEGSFTIKSVSKEQVIDAFNELKYLINA, from the coding sequence ATGTATTTTGAAACGACATACAATGAAGATAACTATCCAATCATTTTAAAGAAAAACGCGCTTGAAGAATTGGGGAATTATATAAAAAAAGACGAACAAAATATAGTCATAATCGATCAAGATGTATATCGATTACATAAAGATTATATTAGAACCCAATTAGCAAAGTTTGAAATTAAATTTTTAACGATTATGAGTGGCGAGTCTTGTAAACAAATTTCTTACTTTGAATCTATTAGTGAAAAGTTACTTTCATTGAATATTACTAGAAATTCTCAGCTTATCGCAATAGGTGGCGGAGCAACTGGTGATTTCGTCGGATTCTTAGCTGCTACTTTACTAAGAGGTATTGATTTCATTCAAGTACCAACAACTTTATTAGCACATGATTCTGCAATTGGCGGAAAAGTTGGCATCAATGCATCAGTCGGTAAAAATTTAATAGGTTCTTTTCATAGACCACGTGCAGTGCTTTATGATTTAAAATTCCTTGAAACACTATCTGAAACTGAAATAAGAAGTGGATATGGAGAAATTTATAAACATGCCTTATTAAATAATGATTCAGAAGTTGAAAAATTAATGGATATATATCCATCCATTAAAGAACTGTCTCAATTAAATAATATTGAAACTTTCTTAAAAATGGGTATTCAAACGAAATTAAAAATCGTGATTGAAGATGAATTCGAAGGTAGCGTTCGTAAATTTTTAAATCTTGGACATACATTTGGACATGGTTTAGAATATCTTACGAAAATTGCACATGGTGAAGCAGTCATGATTGGCATACTTTTCCAAATGGTTATTAACAAAAATATAACAAAATACGATAATACGCTGCGTATTTTTAATTTTATTAATTATTTAAAAGAACTAGGTTACCCATTAAACATTTTAAATACAGCTGATATTGAACTTATTTTCGATTATATGAAAAGAGATAAAAAAAATATTGGCCAAACAATTCAAATGGTTTTACAAAAGGGTGAAGGTTCATTTACAATTAAATCCGTTTCTAAAGAGCAAGTAATAGATGCATTTAATGAGCTTAAATACTTAATTAATGCATAG